A window of the Tessaracoccus sp. MC1865 genome harbors these coding sequences:
- the fabG gene encoding 3-oxoacyl-ACP reductase FabG: MAEEQGRVVLITGGSKGIGRAMAEAFRDAGYRVAATYRSGGVPDGVLGVTCDITDQGQVDQAFDHIEAELGPVEIVVANAGVTKDTLLMRMSDDDWNAVIDTNLTGTFRVVRRATKKMTRARFGRVILISSVVALLGSPGQINYSSSKAALVGMARSLTRELGTRNITSNVIAPGFIETEMTAVLGDELIADYNKRIPAGRLGSVDDVARAALFLASDGAGYISGAVLPVDGGLGMGH, from the coding sequence GTGGCTGAAGAACAAGGACGCGTAGTACTCATCACCGGCGGCTCCAAGGGCATCGGCCGTGCGATGGCAGAGGCATTCCGCGATGCCGGGTACCGCGTCGCAGCGACGTACCGCTCCGGCGGCGTGCCCGATGGCGTCCTCGGCGTCACCTGCGACATCACGGACCAGGGCCAGGTGGACCAGGCCTTCGACCACATCGAGGCTGAGCTCGGTCCGGTCGAGATCGTCGTCGCCAACGCCGGCGTCACGAAGGACACCCTGCTGATGCGGATGTCGGACGACGACTGGAACGCCGTCATCGACACCAACCTCACCGGCACCTTCCGGGTCGTGCGCCGCGCCACGAAGAAGATGACGCGGGCCCGCTTCGGCCGGGTCATCCTCATCTCCTCCGTGGTGGCACTCCTGGGCTCGCCCGGACAGATCAACTACTCCTCGTCGAAGGCCGCGCTCGTCGGCATGGCGCGCAGCCTCACCCGCGAGCTGGGCACCCGCAACATCACCTCGAACGTGATCGCGCCCGGCTTCATCGAGACCGAGATGACCGCCGTGCTCGGCGACGAGCTCATCGCGGACTACAACAAGCGGATCCCCGCAGGCCGGCTGGGCAGCGTCGACGACGTGGCCAGGGCCGCGCTCTTCCTCGCCTCGGACGGCGCGGGTTACATCTCCGGTGCCGTGCTGCCCGTCGACGGCGGCCTCGGCATGGGTCACTGA
- a CDS encoding DUF3099 domain-containing protein, producing MAKTDDAALITSAGRSRSLDLAERQKRYLITMGVRTALFVAFLIVPGWWKVVTLVLAAVLALAAVLLANQVDHRPPPPAPAEPSADAKSLTAGDVVKGTLEEDDS from the coding sequence ATGGCCAAGACGGACGACGCAGCGCTGATCACCAGCGCCGGGCGAAGTCGCAGCCTCGATCTGGCGGAGCGGCAGAAGCGCTACCTGATCACCATGGGCGTGCGCACGGCGCTGTTCGTGGCCTTCCTGATCGTCCCTGGCTGGTGGAAGGTCGTCACGCTGGTACTCGCGGCCGTGCTCGCGCTCGCGGCGGTGCTGCTGGCTAACCAGGTGGACCACCGGCCGCCCCCACCGGCCCCCGCAGAGCCGTCGGCGGACGCCAAGTCCCTCACCGCCGGTGACGTGGTCAAGGGCACCCTCGAGGAGGACGATTCGTGA